The following proteins come from a genomic window of Puntigrus tetrazona isolate hp1 chromosome 15, ASM1883169v1, whole genome shotgun sequence:
- the zgc:154093 gene encoding cdc42 effector protein 2 produces MPAKTPIYLKTSTPKRGKKPKIRDVLSGDMISPPLGDVRHSAHVGPEGEGDMFGDVGFLQGKLNMLPALNQTPASRSHSIDRRMDELFDVNSRSHTYHRSHNSHHSSLLKTTISMPVFITPVQPPPKPPRLHLDEQPSPVHKQQNHHHSPGQQRSMSVCEEGMVKRRDPCRDLALSSSIAVLPHMVPSTGSLSEASSDDSMSEGCGPLDPKRGLSLDSDAGLSNEDLRSEHCESPAISPSMSRSESLMGLDLDLGPSILEDVLRIMDRYKSVEERHEI; encoded by the coding sequence ATGCCAGCCAAGACACCCATTTACTTAAAGACGTCCACACCAAAGCGAGGCAAGAAGCCGAAAATACGGGACGTTCTTTCAGGAGACATGATAAGTCCGCCGCTGGGTGATGTGCGTCACAGTGCCCACGTCGGGCCTGAAGGAGAAGGGGACATGTTCGGCGACGTAGGATTCTTGCAAGGCAAACTCAACATGCTTCCAGCCCTCAATCAGACGCCCGCCTCTCGTTCTCACAGCATTGACAGAAGAATGGACGAGCTCTTCGATGTGAACAGCAGGAGCCACACTTACCATCGCAGTCACAATTCTCATCACAGTTCTCTCCTGAAAACCACCATCTCCATGCCCGTGTTCATCACGCCCGTGCAGCCTCCCCCGAAACCCCCGCGTCTGCATTTAGACGAGCAGCCGTCGCCCGTTCACAAGCAGCAGAACCACCATCACAGTCCGGGGCAGCAGCGCTCCATGTCTGTGTGCGAGGAAGGGATGGTTAAGCGCAGGGATCCCTGTCGTGACCTCgctctctcctcctccatcGCTGTCCTGCCGCACATGGTGCCTTCCACGGGCTCCTTATCCGAGGCTTCCTCGGATGACTCCATGTCGGAGGGCTGCGGTCCGCTCGATCCGAAACGAGGCTTGAGTCTGGACTCTGATGCAGGGCTAAGTAATGAGGACCTGCGGAGCGAACACTGTGAATCTCCGGCTATCTCCCCCAGCATGTCTCGTTCGGAGTCTCTAATGGGTTTGGACCTGGACCTGGGACCATCCATTTTAGAGGATGTTCTTAGGATCATGGACCGTTATAAGAGTGTGGAAGAGAGGCATGAGATATAA